A genomic window from Brevibacillus agri includes:
- a CDS encoding amino acid permease, with translation MNGGIHKDKELQRSMKSRHLFMLSLGGVIGTGLFLNAGYTINQAGPGGALVAFLVGGILLYLVMTCLGELSVKMPVTGSFQTYATKYIGPASGFTLGWMYWLGSATTAGVEFTAAGMVMQRWFPDTPIWIWCALFILLLFTFNALTTKGFAETEYWFAGIKVLAVLIFIIVGLGAIFGIISMEGREAPFFTNFSAEGGLFPFGFTIVFVTMMNVVFSYQGSELIGIAAGEAENPQKNIPRAIRNVVFRILVFYVASVTILSALFPASELGLLESPFVTVFDSVGIPFAADIMNFVILTALLSVGNSCLYAATRLLWALSHSGMAHPVFGRLTKRSVPLNSLLATLAFSLLSLLTSVIAADTVYVLLMSVSGIAVTFTWMGIALSQFNFRRTYLREGGKLEDLQFVAPFYPVMPLLCLALCTFILIFPAFDPTQRVGLFYGLGALALFYLYYYVRYGRGKKSNPDIPTQG, from the coding sequence ATGAACGGTGGGATTCACAAGGACAAAGAGCTGCAGCGCTCGATGAAAAGCCGCCACCTGTTTATGCTGTCTTTGGGTGGGGTCATCGGAACGGGGCTTTTTCTGAACGCAGGCTATACGATCAACCAGGCGGGGCCGGGCGGTGCGCTCGTCGCGTTTCTCGTCGGAGGCATTTTGCTCTACCTGGTCATGACCTGCCTGGGTGAGCTGTCTGTGAAAATGCCTGTAACCGGCTCTTTTCAAACGTATGCGACGAAGTACATTGGCCCGGCCAGCGGCTTTACGCTCGGCTGGATGTACTGGCTCGGCTCTGCGACGACGGCTGGCGTGGAGTTTACCGCCGCCGGGATGGTCATGCAGAGATGGTTCCCGGATACGCCAATCTGGATTTGGTGCGCCCTGTTTATTCTTTTGCTGTTTACCTTCAACGCTTTGACAACGAAAGGATTCGCGGAAACCGAATACTGGTTTGCGGGGATCAAGGTGCTGGCTGTCCTCATCTTCATTATTGTCGGGCTAGGTGCTATTTTCGGTATTATCAGTATGGAAGGCCGGGAAGCCCCGTTCTTCACCAACTTTTCAGCGGAGGGCGGTCTGTTTCCGTTCGGGTTTACCATTGTCTTTGTCACGATGATGAACGTCGTGTTTTCCTACCAAGGCTCTGAGCTGATCGGGATTGCTGCGGGTGAAGCCGAGAACCCGCAAAAAAACATCCCGCGAGCGATCCGCAACGTCGTTTTCCGCATCCTCGTGTTCTACGTGGCTTCTGTGACGATCTTGTCCGCTCTGTTCCCGGCAAGCGAGCTGGGGCTGTTGGAGAGTCCGTTCGTGACGGTGTTTGATTCTGTAGGGATTCCGTTTGCGGCAGATATCATGAACTTCGTCATCCTGACGGCGCTGTTGTCTGTCGGCAACTCGTGCCTGTACGCGGCCACGCGCTTGTTGTGGGCCTTGTCGCACAGCGGCATGGCGCATCCTGTATTCGGCAGGCTGACGAAAAGAAGCGTGCCGCTCAACAGCCTGCTGGCGACATTGGCTTTCTCGCTCTTGTCGCTGCTGACCAGCGTGATTGCTGCCGATACCGTTTATGTCCTGCTGATGTCTGTCTCCGGGATCGCGGTCACCTTCACCTGGATGGGCATTGCCCTGTCCCAATTCAACTTCCGCCGGACATATTTGCGGGAGGGCGGCAAGCTGGAGGATTTGCAGTTCGTGGCGCCGTTTTACCCGGTGATGCCGCTGCTGTGCCTGGCGTTGTGCACGTTCATCCTGATTTTCCCGGCGTTCGATCCGACGCAGCGAGTGGGGCTGTTCTACGGACTTGGCGCACTGGCGCTGTTTTATCTCTACTATTATGTGCGCTATGGCCGCGGCAAGAAAAGCAACCCGGACATCCCGACTCAAGGCTAA
- a CDS encoding D-arabinono-1,4-lactone oxidase, with protein sequence MLSISKKANRFRNWTGNVQSQPRQIALPQSLDEVVSIVRVKLRVLPAYRLRYQSLRMPLDECLSSLDTFKQSHRHFEFFSFPYSDTVQVKFMNETSEPSSANQQWSYLKKMVVENGLFWLLSESCRLRPALARSVSRLSAQSVPAVNESGYSHELFATPRLVRFYEMEYYLPAEHMGEAIREMRQAIEQERFNVHFPLECRYVKKDDIWLSPAYERDSAFIAVHMYKGMPYEAYFARMEQIFRRYGGRPHWGKMHNMTADELHQVYPRLPDFLAIRSRLDPEGMFVNPYLSELFGLS encoded by the coding sequence ATGCTTTCTATAAGCAAAAAGGCAAACCGCTTTCGCAACTGGACAGGAAATGTGCAAAGCCAGCCGCGGCAAATCGCGCTGCCGCAATCGCTGGACGAGGTCGTCTCCATCGTCCGCGTCAAGCTCCGTGTTCTTCCCGCCTACCGTCTTCGCTACCAGAGCCTGCGCATGCCGCTGGACGAATGCTTGTCCTCCCTGGATACTTTCAAGCAATCACACCGCCATTTCGAGTTTTTCTCCTTCCCTTACTCCGACACCGTGCAAGTGAAATTCATGAACGAAACCTCGGAGCCTTCCAGCGCGAATCAGCAATGGAGCTACCTGAAAAAAATGGTCGTGGAAAACGGGCTGTTTTGGCTGCTGTCCGAAAGCTGCCGCCTGCGCCCCGCGCTCGCCCGCTCCGTGAGCAGGCTGTCCGCCCAAAGCGTGCCGGCGGTCAACGAAAGCGGCTACAGCCACGAGCTGTTCGCCACCCCGCGCCTCGTCCGCTTTTACGAGATGGAATATTACCTGCCCGCCGAGCATATGGGCGAGGCCATCCGGGAAATGCGCCAGGCCATCGAACAGGAGCGCTTCAACGTTCACTTCCCCCTGGAATGCCGCTACGTGAAAAAAGACGACATCTGGCTCAGCCCCGCCTACGAGCGCGACAGTGCCTTTATCGCCGTGCACATGTACAAAGGAATGCCCTATGAAGCGTATTTCGCCCGCATGGAGCAAATTTTCCGGCGCTATGGCGGCCGCCCGCACTGGGGAAAAATGCACAACATGACCGCCGACGAGCTGCATCAAGTCTACCCGCGCCTGCCTGATTTCCTCGCCATCCGCTCGCGGCTCGATCCCGAAGGCATGTTCGTCAATCCGTACTTGTCCGAGCTGTTCGGGCTTTCCTGA
- a CDS encoding amino acid deaminase/aldolase — MRDYRYYQSAFAGIPKPFAFVDLDLLEQNAEQIGLQSNGKPIRIASKSIRSVGILKHLLQLDDCLSGLMCFSAPEALHLCAAGFDDLLLGYPVWEKSWLIALGEQIQQGRSLTLMIDSVSHVEHLEQIAREQGVIFPVCLDIDMSSDILGLHFGVWRSPLRSLEQAVALASRVASSKHLKLDGIMGYEAQIAGVGDRYPRQFFKNSLIRLLKQQSVKEVAHRRAELVKAIGELGISLRFVNGGGTGSLHHTGREDAVTELTAGSGFFSPGLFDYYQDFHFQPAAGFALEIIRKPAEHIYTCAGGGYIASGSAGADRLPKPYLPTGVRLMPNEGAGEVQTPIQYRGMETLQLGDPVFFRHAKAGELCERFSRLYCVSGGKVVEEMTTYRGDGQCFL; from the coding sequence ATGCGGGATTATCGCTATTACCAGTCTGCCTTTGCCGGTATTCCAAAGCCGTTCGCCTTCGTCGACCTGGATCTTTTGGAGCAAAATGCAGAGCAAATCGGGTTGCAAAGCAATGGAAAGCCGATTCGGATTGCCAGCAAATCCATCCGCAGCGTCGGTATTCTCAAACACCTTTTGCAACTGGACGACTGCCTTTCCGGGCTGATGTGCTTCTCCGCGCCCGAAGCGCTCCATTTGTGCGCGGCGGGCTTTGACGATTTGCTGCTGGGATATCCTGTCTGGGAAAAAAGCTGGCTGATCGCGCTTGGCGAGCAAATCCAGCAAGGGCGCTCCCTCACCCTCATGATCGACTCTGTCTCGCACGTGGAGCATCTGGAGCAAATCGCCCGCGAGCAAGGCGTCATTTTCCCCGTCTGCCTGGACATCGACATGTCGTCCGATATATTGGGCCTGCATTTCGGCGTGTGGCGCTCCCCTCTGCGCTCGCTGGAACAAGCCGTCGCGCTTGCTTCCCGCGTCGCTTCCTCCAAACACCTCAAACTGGACGGCATCATGGGCTACGAAGCGCAAATCGCAGGCGTCGGCGATCGCTACCCCCGGCAATTTTTCAAAAACAGCCTGATTCGCCTGCTGAAGCAGCAATCGGTCAAGGAGGTGGCTCATCGCAGAGCGGAGCTGGTGAAGGCGATCGGCGAGCTGGGCATTTCGCTGCGCTTCGTCAACGGCGGCGGAACGGGCAGCCTGCATCATACGGGAAGAGAGGACGCGGTTACCGAGCTGACAGCCGGCTCCGGCTTTTTTTCGCCCGGCCTGTTCGATTACTACCAGGACTTTCATTTTCAGCCGGCTGCCGGATTTGCGCTGGAAATCATTCGCAAGCCTGCCGAGCATATTTACACATGCGCGGGCGGCGGCTATATCGCCTCCGGTTCCGCAGGGGCGGATCGCTTGCCTAAGCCGTATTTGCCAACGGGCGTTCGGCTTATGCCCAACGAGGGCGCCGGCGAAGTGCAGACGCCCATCCAGTATCGCGGCATGGAGACGTTGCAGTTGGGCGATCCCGTCTTTTTTCGCCACGCCAAAGCGGGAGAACTATGCGAACGCTTTTCACGGCTCTACTGTGTTTCAGGCGGAAAAGTTGTCGAGGAAATGACGACCTATCGGGGGGATGGACAATGCTTTCTATAA
- a CDS encoding NAD(P)/FAD-dependent oxidoreductase, which translates to MKKYDAIVVGAGPAGIFTCYELTRKAPNAKVLLIDKGHDIYSRRCPILEEKIKLCPPPAGKKDYAGCLPACSITSGFGGAGAYSDGKFNITTEFGGWMTDYLSPSTVLGLIKYVDEINLEHGATRTITDPTTETIKSIEQRGYAAGLKLLRAQVRHLGTEQNLEILQSIFEYLKERIDMMFKTEVEDILTVKEDGGHRVRGVVLKNGGEYESDFVVIGPGRDGSAWLTNILKKRRLKMYNNQVDVGVRVETSDVVMREINEHLYEGKFIFNTSVGTRVRTFCSNPSGHVVVENHSGVMAANGHSYKDPALGSTNTNFALLVSHTFTEPFDKPNEYAREICKRANDLSNGGVIVQKYGDILRARRSTEARIKEGFLEPTLKEAVPGDLGLVLPYNTMKSLIEMVEALDKVTPGIASEHTLFYGVEAKFYSARPKLTEEFETEIKGLFCGGDGAGITRGLAQAGAAGVWMARSMVKRMM; encoded by the coding sequence GTGAAGAAATACGATGCGATTGTGGTAGGAGCAGGACCAGCCGGAATTTTTACATGTTATGAGCTGACGCGAAAAGCGCCGAATGCCAAGGTGCTTCTCATTGATAAAGGGCACGACATTTACAGCAGACGCTGTCCGATCCTGGAAGAAAAAATCAAGCTTTGTCCGCCGCCTGCCGGGAAAAAGGACTATGCGGGCTGTCTGCCGGCCTGTTCGATTACCAGCGGTTTTGGTGGAGCAGGCGCTTACAGTGACGGCAAATTCAACATCACGACGGAGTTCGGCGGCTGGATGACGGATTACCTCAGTCCTTCCACTGTGCTTGGTCTAATCAAATACGTCGACGAAATCAACCTGGAGCACGGCGCGACCCGCACGATTACCGATCCGACGACAGAGACGATCAAAAGCATCGAGCAGCGCGGGTACGCGGCAGGGCTCAAGCTGCTGCGCGCACAGGTGCGCCATTTGGGCACAGAGCAAAACCTGGAGATTTTGCAGTCGATTTTTGAATATTTGAAGGAACGGATCGACATGATGTTCAAGACCGAGGTCGAGGACATTTTGACGGTCAAGGAAGACGGCGGCCATCGCGTGAGAGGCGTCGTCCTGAAAAACGGGGGAGAGTACGAGAGCGACTTTGTCGTGATCGGACCTGGCCGGGACGGCTCGGCTTGGCTGACCAACATCCTGAAAAAGCGCCGCCTGAAAATGTACAACAACCAGGTGGACGTCGGGGTGCGCGTAGAGACGTCCGATGTCGTTATGCGCGAAATCAACGAGCATTTGTACGAGGGCAAGTTTATTTTCAACACATCCGTCGGCACGCGGGTCCGCACGTTTTGCAGCAATCCGTCCGGGCACGTCGTCGTGGAAAACCACAGCGGGGTCATGGCGGCAAACGGGCATTCCTACAAAGACCCGGCGCTCGGCTCGACCAATACGAACTTCGCGCTGCTCGTTTCGCATACGTTCACGGAACCTTTTGACAAGCCGAACGAGTACGCGCGAGAGATATGCAAACGCGCCAACGATTTGTCCAACGGCGGCGTGATCGTGCAAAAGTACGGCGATATTTTGCGGGCGCGCCGCTCTACGGAAGCGCGGATCAAGGAAGGCTTCCTCGAGCCGACCTTGAAGGAAGCCGTGCCGGGCGATCTCGGACTGGTGCTGCCTTACAATACGATGAAAAGCCTCATTGAAATGGTGGAAGCGCTGGACAAGGTCACGCCGGGAATTGCCTCGGAGCACACGCTGTTTTACGGCGTCGAAGCGAAATTTTACTCGGCGCGTCCCAAGCTGACAGAGGAGTTTGAGACGGAAATCAAAGGACTGTTCTGCGGGGGCGACGGGGCAGGGATCACGCGCGGACTGGCGCAGGCGGGTGCGGCAGGCGTCTGGATGGCGCGCAGCATGGTCAAACGGATGATGTAA
- a CDS encoding MarR family winged helix-turn-helix transcriptional regulator has translation MQHYGHKIGQAARVFSKTLNGIMSPMGLYSSQWSIILCLHYRNSLTQVQLSNYLNVEAPTITRTLTRLEEMGWIIRSEGDDKRERYVSLSPAAIERFPQWLQAARDLEAVALRDLDENELAVFNRVLKKMTENLNTQA, from the coding sequence ATGCAACATTACGGTCACAAGATCGGCCAAGCTGCCAGAGTCTTCAGTAAAACATTGAATGGAATCATGTCCCCGATGGGATTATATAGCTCGCAATGGAGCATTATTCTTTGCCTGCACTACCGCAACTCTTTGACGCAGGTGCAACTGAGCAACTACCTGAATGTCGAAGCCCCGACGATTACCCGGACATTGACCCGGCTGGAAGAGATGGGCTGGATCATCCGCTCCGAAGGCGACGACAAGCGGGAACGGTACGTGTCGCTCTCGCCTGCGGCAATCGAGCGTTTTCCCCAGTGGCTGCAAGCGGCGCGCGATTTGGAAGCGGTTGCCTTGCGCGATCTGGACGAGAACGAGCTTGCCGTCTTCAACCGGGTGCTGAAAAAGATGACAGAAAATTTGAATACGCAAGCGTAG
- a CDS encoding DUF3298 and DUF4163 domain-containing protein: protein MEEQRNLLPATVLTRTIQRPNTTIYYPQLAGLANQQAEKDINRAILQTVQGLIHEQQRVQVPGNTQMQGSYEIKTNERGIFSVTMSNYAYTPQMAHGMTFLGSVTANIHTGKLYTLRELFKPGSDYVNVLSANIKRQIEARQIPTLNGFTTIKPDQDFYVADKSLVIYFQLYEITPYYVGFPMFPISIYELEPIIDENGPLGILAAD from the coding sequence GTGGAAGAACAACGCAATCTTTTGCCAGCCACCGTGCTGACGCGGACGATCCAACGTCCGAATACCACGATTTATTACCCGCAACTGGCGGGGCTAGCCAATCAGCAAGCAGAAAAAGACATCAACCGCGCCATTTTGCAAACGGTCCAAGGATTGATTCACGAACAGCAACGGGTACAAGTACCGGGAAATACCCAAATGCAAGGAAGCTACGAAATCAAAACGAACGAGCGCGGCATTTTCAGCGTCACCATGAGCAATTACGCGTACACTCCGCAAATGGCCCACGGCATGACCTTCCTCGGGTCGGTGACGGCAAACATCCATACAGGCAAGCTCTATACGCTGCGCGAGCTGTTCAAGCCGGGCAGCGACTACGTCAACGTCCTGTCCGCGAACATCAAACGCCAGATCGAGGCGCGGCAAATCCCGACGCTGAACGGTTTTACCACGATCAAGCCCGATCAAGATTTTTACGTTGCCGACAAATCATTGGTCATTTACTTCCAACTGTACGAAATCACCCCGTACTATGTCGGCTTCCCGATGTTTCCCATCTCCATCTACGAGTTGGAGCCCATCATTGACGAAAACGGGCCGCTTGGCATTTTGGCTGCCGATTAA
- a CDS encoding methyl-accepting chemotaxis protein has product MIQLVRNTLTDKEGFMIFILWNHLWMAGLIAYQVDANFWKVTSLGLLVTLIVSPFYFIKRDSHVIRYLVAIGLMFYAISFDHFTTYPEVTFLAFVVMGFLAAYLDWKLVVTAGIAQIIVTLVGFYTGSYEIFSGDFTELNLVLRIMAILMMMGAVTYLCLAGQASLQKANIARQEAEEKERRLGEMLVHIQQMTEQIDRTTEHVHEHAEGTKRNTDEMMIAFKEVATGMESQANSTVKIEEEVQSIDQEIVAVTTQTNAMKSESDQNNRRLKESVDMMKELSQQMEQIVSAVNVAASTIHQLNRQANRVEEIVGAINQIATQTNLLALNAAIESARAGEHGRGFAVVADEVRKLAEQSATATQEITEILKSLHQESENAVQQISNGEASVAKGQELAVKTVASIEAVRSGMMAFLQAAEQVGSSMNRVKMRSGEVAMEMSTITAVTEQSVANLEELFATAENQHQKVREITEELGELNNLSHRLQETFHRQ; this is encoded by the coding sequence ATGATTCAATTGGTTCGCAACACATTAACGGACAAAGAAGGCTTTATGATTTTTATCCTATGGAACCATCTGTGGATGGCGGGACTCATTGCCTATCAAGTCGACGCTAATTTCTGGAAAGTGACGTCCCTCGGATTGCTGGTCACCCTTATTGTTTCGCCTTTTTACTTCATCAAAAGAGACAGCCATGTCATTCGTTATCTGGTAGCGATCGGACTTATGTTTTACGCGATTTCGTTCGATCATTTCACGACGTATCCAGAAGTTACGTTTCTCGCTTTTGTGGTCATGGGTTTTCTCGCGGCTTACCTGGATTGGAAGCTCGTAGTGACAGCCGGAATTGCGCAAATCATCGTGACGCTGGTCGGATTTTACACAGGATCGTACGAGATTTTCAGCGGCGATTTCACCGAGCTGAATCTGGTGCTACGCATCATGGCGATTCTGATGATGATGGGAGCGGTGACGTACCTCTGTCTGGCGGGACAAGCGTCCTTGCAGAAGGCAAACATCGCCCGCCAGGAAGCGGAAGAAAAAGAGCGTCGCCTGGGAGAGATGCTCGTCCATATCCAACAGATGACCGAGCAGATCGACCGTACGACAGAGCACGTACACGAGCATGCCGAAGGAACGAAACGCAATACGGATGAAATGATGATCGCCTTCAAGGAAGTGGCGACGGGCATGGAGTCGCAGGCGAACTCGACAGTGAAGATCGAGGAAGAGGTGCAGTCGATCGACCAGGAGATCGTGGCGGTCACCACGCAGACGAACGCGATGAAGAGCGAGTCCGACCAGAACAACCGCCGCCTGAAAGAAAGCGTCGACATGATGAAAGAGCTGTCGCAGCAAATGGAACAGATCGTTTCTGCCGTCAACGTGGCAGCGTCGACGATTCACCAGCTCAACCGCCAGGCCAATCGGGTCGAGGAAATCGTAGGAGCCATCAACCAGATTGCGACGCAAACGAACCTGCTTGCGCTAAACGCCGCCATCGAGTCGGCGCGTGCAGGCGAGCACGGCCGCGGCTTCGCCGTGGTGGCAGACGAGGTGCGCAAGCTGGCGGAGCAGAGCGCAACCGCTACACAGGAAATTACCGAGATTCTCAAATCGCTCCATCAGGAAAGCGAGAACGCTGTACAGCAGATCAGCAATGGGGAAGCTTCGGTGGCAAAAGGCCAGGAGCTGGCTGTGAAAACAGTGGCGTCGATCGAGGCGGTGCGCTCCGGCATGATGGCCTTCCTGCAGGCAGCGGAGCAGGTCGGCTCCAGCATGAACCGGGTAAAAATGCGCTCGGGCGAAGTGGCGATGGAAATGTCGACCATTACCGCTGTCACCGAGCAGTCGGTCGCCAATCTGGAGGAGCTTTTCGCCACAGCGGAAAACCAGCATCAAAAGGTGCGGGAAATTACCGAAGAGCTGGGGGAACTGAACAATCTGTCGCATCGGCTGCAGGAAACGTTTCACAGACAATAG
- a CDS encoding BMP family lipoprotein, whose product MKKLLLAFTTFAVLAAGCSAGGNAPADKPKEEAAGQEGAAKKRIALILPEKIGVNPFFQQMDEGAKKAGQEFGAEVKSIESTDHGAIEENLRVAVAENYDLIITSSFEAEDALKKVAAENPDRNFAIIDTVVDLPNVRSVTFREQEAAYLMGAAAGLATKTNKVGMVVAMDIPLLKKWTGGFQEGLKATNPNAEFLVNYVGSFSDPAKAKELALLQASKGADFINGAAAVGDLGVFEAAKEKGFYTSGQDVDRTTIDPEHIVLSQLKGTDAAAYETVKSFVEGSFKPGVVTYGLKEKGVGVTYVTHESQTPLNAFIGQEVVDKVKAISEEIIAGTRKVPDSF is encoded by the coding sequence ATGAAGAAGTTGTTGTTAGCATTCACCACTTTTGCTGTTTTGGCTGCGGGCTGTTCGGCTGGCGGAAATGCGCCTGCTGACAAGCCAAAGGAAGAAGCGGCAGGGCAAGAAGGCGCGGCGAAGAAGCGCATTGCGCTGATTTTGCCGGAAAAAATCGGGGTAAACCCGTTCTTCCAGCAAATGGACGAAGGCGCGAAAAAAGCAGGACAGGAATTTGGCGCAGAAGTAAAAAGCATCGAGTCTACTGACCACGGCGCCATCGAAGAAAATTTGCGCGTTGCGGTAGCGGAAAACTACGATCTGATTATCACTTCTTCTTTTGAAGCGGAAGACGCGCTGAAAAAAGTGGCAGCCGAAAATCCTGACCGCAACTTCGCGATTATTGATACCGTAGTAGATTTGCCAAACGTGCGCAGCGTTACCTTCCGCGAGCAGGAAGCGGCTTACCTGATGGGCGCTGCGGCAGGTCTTGCCACGAAGACAAACAAGGTCGGCATGGTTGTCGCCATGGATATTCCGCTGTTGAAAAAATGGACAGGCGGCTTCCAGGAAGGCTTGAAAGCAACCAATCCAAACGCGGAGTTCCTGGTGAACTACGTAGGAAGCTTCTCTGACCCGGCAAAAGCGAAGGAGCTGGCGCTGCTGCAAGCATCCAAAGGCGCCGACTTCATCAACGGAGCGGCAGCAGTAGGCGACCTCGGCGTGTTCGAGGCCGCGAAGGAAAAAGGCTTCTATACATCGGGACAGGACGTTGACCGCACCACGATCGACCCTGAGCACATCGTGTTGTCCCAGCTCAAAGGGACAGATGCCGCTGCGTATGAAACCGTGAAGTCGTTCGTAGAAGGCTCGTTCAAGCCGGGCGTCGTCACTTACGGCTTGAAAGAAAAAGGCGTAGGCGTAACGTATGTGACGCACGAGAGCCAGACGCCTCTGAACGCTTTTATTGGCCAGGAAGTCGTGGACAAAGTAAAAGCGATCAGCGAGGAGATCATCGCTGGTACCCGCAAAGTGCCAGACTCGTTTTAA
- a CDS encoding ABC transporter ATP-binding protein, with protein MTDRLEMRAMTKKYGDFIANDKVSFSLAAGEVHAIVGENGAGKTTLMRMLYGMEQPTSGEIVLGGKPVAFRGPQDAIRSGIGMVHQHFMLFGEFSVAENIVIGYEPQQAGFFRRKDAVEKVRALSEQYRIPIDAQARVSNCSIGEQQRVEILKVLYQGADIIVLDEPTAVLTPLEVRELLQTIRNLAESGKSVILITHKLQEVMEVADRITVLRGGKVTGTVARDETNVDDLARLMVGRELRELSERVDLERGPLLQVENLTVREKQTLLDRVSFTVHHGEIVGIAGVSGNGQSELLQAISGLRTVQEGTIRLGGKDVTNQTVATIREAGLAHIPEDRYLWGTAKLESVEENALMGYQRKPAFNRRGVVLREAFRQVVRGWVEKFAIKTGSRQLQELAGNLSGGNLQKLIVARELGHETPFLIAAEPTRGVDIGAMEYIHQALIDKRNAGDGILLVSSELSEILALSDRILVMYKGRIAGELSRKEATEEKISVLMAGGSVHGSNQRAG; from the coding sequence ATGACCGATCGTTTGGAAATGCGGGCCATGACCAAGAAATACGGAGATTTTATTGCAAACGACAAGGTCTCGTTTTCGCTTGCTGCGGGAGAAGTCCACGCCATCGTCGGGGAAAACGGCGCGGGCAAGACGACGCTGATGAGGATGCTGTACGGCATGGAGCAGCCTACGTCCGGCGAGATCGTGCTAGGCGGCAAGCCTGTCGCTTTTCGCGGGCCGCAGGACGCCATTCGCAGCGGGATCGGGATGGTGCACCAGCACTTCATGCTGTTTGGCGAGTTTAGCGTGGCGGAAAATATCGTGATCGGCTACGAGCCGCAGCAGGCCGGATTTTTCCGCCGGAAGGACGCCGTGGAAAAGGTCCGCGCACTAAGCGAGCAGTACCGGATTCCGATAGATGCACAGGCTAGAGTGTCCAACTGCTCCATCGGCGAGCAGCAGCGTGTGGAAATTCTCAAGGTGCTGTACCAGGGAGCGGACATCATCGTGCTGGACGAGCCGACTGCCGTGCTGACGCCGCTTGAAGTTCGCGAGCTGTTGCAGACGATCCGCAATCTGGCGGAGAGCGGGAAGAGCGTCATTTTGATTACGCACAAGCTGCAGGAAGTGATGGAGGTCGCAGATCGGATCACGGTGTTGCGCGGCGGCAAGGTGACGGGCACGGTAGCGCGCGACGAGACGAATGTGGACGATCTGGCCCGGCTGATGGTCGGACGCGAGCTGCGGGAGCTGAGCGAGCGCGTCGATCTGGAGCGGGGGCCGCTTTTGCAGGTGGAGAACTTGACGGTTCGGGAAAAACAGACGCTGCTCGACCGGGTCAGCTTTACCGTGCATCACGGGGAAATCGTCGGCATCGCGGGCGTATCGGGCAACGGCCAATCCGAGCTGCTGCAAGCGATCAGCGGCTTGCGGACGGTACAGGAGGGAACGATTCGGCTGGGCGGCAAGGACGTTACCAACCAGACTGTCGCGACGATTCGCGAGGCGGGCTTGGCGCACATCCCGGAAGATCGCTACTTGTGGGGGACGGCCAAGCTGGAGAGCGTCGAGGAAAACGCGCTGATGGGCTACCAGCGAAAGCCTGCGTTCAATCGGCGCGGCGTCGTGTTGCGCGAAGCTTTTCGCCAGGTCGTCAGAGGCTGGGTAGAAAAGTTCGCGATCAAGACAGGCTCCAGACAGCTTCAGGAGCTGGCCGGGAATTTGTCGGGCGGAAATCTGCAAAAGCTGATCGTGGCGCGCGAGCTGGGACATGAGACTCCGTTTTTGATCGCGGCAGAGCCGACCCGGGGTGTTGATATTGGCGCGATGGAGTACATCCATCAGGCGCTGATCGACAAGCGCAACGCAGGCGACGGGATTTTGCTGGTCTCGTCCGAGCTGTCGGAAATTTTGGCGCTGTCAGACCGGATTTTGGTGATGTACAAAGGGCGGATCGCCGGAGAGCTTTCGCGCAAAGAGGCAACCGAGGAAAAAATCAGCGTGTTAATGGCGGGAGGAAGCGTTCATGGCAGCAATCAAAGAGCTGGGTAA